The sequence TGCAGCAAGAGAACTGGCCGTCAAACCTCCAAAAGGTGTAAAGATCATTACGGTTGCTCCTGATAGGCCACTACCAGTGAAACTTACGACAACAATTCGCACTAAACTTTATAAAACAGTTTTACTTGGTGCTAGGAAGGGTGAAGAAGCCTTACAAAAAATTTTAAAGAGAAAACTTAAAAAGCAGAAATAAGACCTCTTGTTGATGAGGAACCGCATCCCAGTTTTTTTAAATTTTTTACATAATTTTTATTTCTTTTGATTTTACTCGTTTAGGTTAGACCTAACGAGTCCACCATTACTTTTTTTGTGTGCAATCGTAAATGCACCACCGATATAGTATTTTCCATTTTTATACATGGATGTATAAACCACATCGTTGACGGACGACTTCCAAGGAGAAAGTGAATTGGTGTTACTATTAAAGACCCCTAAGGAATAGTGATCAGGGATACCATTCAGTGCAGTAAAGGACCCTCCAATGAGGACGTTTCCATCTGGGTAGGCTGCGATATGGTTCACCATATTTTCTGCGCTCACAGGATTGGGTTGTACGTAGGACTGGGAAGGTAAGTCATAAACCGCTGTGTTACTAAAAGTTCCGATACCACTGATGCTCGTAAAGAAACCACCGATATAGATTTTTGTACCTGCTAAAGTTAGACTGTAAACGATACCCGCGGGATCATTGGCAGGTAAAGGGATATCCCGCCTAGTGCCATTGATTTTGTCTACGGCTTGGAAGTTATCATAGTTGGTCACTCCATTGATTTGAGAAAACCCCCCACCGATAAAAACAAGATCATTTACGACGAGAAAACTTTCCCCACTGCCGCTGAGATTCGGATTCCATCCACTAACCGAGAAATCAGCTAAACTCAGTGCAAAGGCACCGTTTCTCGTATTCCCATTTACGTTTGTTACGCTATCGCCCCCAACGTAAAGCTGTGATTCATCGCTAGTGATCGTGCGGATATCGGGATTGCCTGAAAGGACTGTGTTAATAGGGCTTAGTTGGTAATTTGGTAAATCCAAAATGGCAAATCGATTCCTTGATTGCCCTGCGATAGAGGTAAAACTCCCTCCAACAAACAGTCGATTGTTTACTCTATGCAGGGCTTTGATCGGAAAATCAAAGTAAGGTGTTCCTTCAATTGGTGCCCCTGTCACTTCATCCAAAACGGCAAAATTACTTCGGGCGGTTACATTCACTGTGGAGCGACTGGAGGTGAAAAGTACGACCCCGTTTCCTGCAGATACAATCCCCGAACCTGGATTGGCAATGCTGCTGTCATAGGCTGGATTAAAGGCAGTGACCGATTCACCGGGCAAAGAAAGGGCCGCAGCGTAGTTTCTCGGGACAGATTTCACAGAGGTAAAATCTCCGGTTAAGTATAGTGTATTTTCAATGATTTGCAGAGTTGAGACAGGTTGACTAATACCAAAATTTGTACTGATGGCGGTACCCGTACTATTATTGACAGAGACCAAATTGGTAGCAGTCGTTCCCCCATTGATGGTGGTAAAATCACCACCTAAATAAATTGTATTGTTGTACTGTTGGATGGAATTGACCTTAGCATTGGGATTTGGATTCCAATTGGTTAAAGTTCCGTCGGGAAAGAAAGATACAGCTCTACTAAAGGTTGTGGTTGTCAAATCACCCACAGCATAGATAACGGGACTCCCACTGGCATTGGTTCCGTAGTGCAAATCTAAGCAACTAGCTCCGTTTATCGTTGTAGTGAAAGAAGGTATGATGAGACCAGTGGAGAGCGAAAACTTTGCTAAGCCAGTTTTCGCATAACCAGCGATATTCGTAAAATCTCCACAAACATAAAAAGAGTCTCCATCGGTTTCTAAATCGGACACTAGTGTATTAGGATTTGGAGCGAACGAAGTGTCCAAGGCGCCGGTATATCGATTCACACGAACCAGATACCCACTCAAATCGTCAGTATAATATCCGCCTGCATAGAGAAAATCTCCCGCTAGTAACAATGTATAAACACTTTTATTATTATCATTGGGAACCGTAAAGTTATGATCCAACTGGCAACCAGGAAGGATATGGGCTATACTAAACTTTTCTACGCCTTGGACTGCATAAAATTCACCGCCAATATAAAATCCACCATTTCCATCAGAGATGGCGATACCAGTAGTCCCCACTACTTTTAAATAAGGGCAATAACGATTGGGTAGTACCTTCCCATTGGATGTTTCTAAATAAACAACATTCCCGGTAGACGGTCCTACTAATTGGAAACTTCCTCCGATGATGATTTGGTCGTTATAACTAGTGATCGCATTGACACTCGTAGCAATTGACGGTGGTGTTGGCATGAACACTCCCCATAAGTCTTGGAAATCAAAAGAGGGGAGACAAGAAGGCGATCTATCACCTGTGACAAATCTTATGATCGTTGCTTGGAAGTATTCTTTTGTTTTTGCATCACAAGTGTTCGAGAGTTCAGCAGGTTTGCAGCCAAAGGCTAAACCCATTGCCAATGAAAAAAATATTATCTGTTTTCGCATGCCCATCATGACTCGTTATTCTACTAAAGTAATATTATTTGTCCAGTCGTTTGAAATAAATTTCTGCCGAACTGAGGTGAGTCTAAAGTCTTGATGGTTTGGGTTTTTCTGATGTTAGTCGGAACAGGGTTGGTTCTTGTATGGTTTTGGGAAAAAAGTCCAAAAACTAACAGCTCTGTACTACCTTTACGCAAAGAAAAAACCTTCACTTCAGATAAAATTGCAAATGTTATGGAATCCCAGCGGAAGGAAATGTCTGTTCTATTTGGGGCAGGACTTTCTCAATTGGAAGAACATTCAATGGATCGATTGCGGGAGTTTTTAGATCCTTCCATTTTATCCCAAATAGGATATATCACTTTAATTGGTTCTGCCGATGCATCCGGGCATTTGGTCACCAATCGACGTTTGGTGAAAGAACGAATCAGAGTGGTGGAAAGGTATTTTTTATCCATAGGAATTTCCAAGGATAAAATTCAGAAAATGTATTTGGAACCCAGTTTCGGCAGAAGCCCTGATGAACGAAGGTCACTCCGTTCTGTTAAGATTCAATACAATTTAGAAACATAGAGATGACATATAAAATCCTATTGATTCATTTGAATAAACGACAATGATTCAAACTGATATCCAAATTCGATTTAATGACATGGATCCCATGAGGAGAGTCAATAACTCTAGTTATTCGACTTATTTAGAATTAGCAAGATTAGATTTTTGTAATCGTTATCTTTCCGTTTCGGAATTGGAAGACATCCCTTTTGTTCTGGCACGTGTGGAAATGGATTTAAAGGCTTCTGTTTTGCCTGGGGCTTCTATTTTTGTTGAAACTTGGGTTTCCTCTATTGGCACAACTTCTTGGGAATTTTCTTATTCCATCCGAGATAAAAAAACCAATGAACTTTATGTTTCTGCAAAAACAGTTCAGGTTTATTTTGATTACAGAGCAAAATCCAAAAAACCAATTCCTCCTGATTTTTTAAAATCATTAGAAAAAGAAAGTTTGTGATTTAGAACAACTCATGTGAATCAAAATGTTTCCATTCCCAATGGTAGGCAGATTTATCCCCGTATTGGATACATTCCGAGAGCCAATTGGATTCAAGCTCAGGACTCAGAACAGAATAAGTTTCTGAAACGGACCGAATGAGCTCGCGGTATTCGGGAAGGATTTCTGGCAAAAGAGGATCTGTGTTTCGTTCGAGTAGTCTTACCACAGATTGGAGTAGGGCAAAATAAATACCCTTTCGCAAAAGATCGGGAAGTCCCTTGGGAACTGCCACCAGTGCTTCTATTTGCGGAAAGAGAGAAACTAGTTTTGGAACATGGACATACAAATGGCTTGGCAACTGGCCTTGCATTTCAGTAAGATATACTTCGTTCTCTCCATCACTCATGACAAATCCAATTTACCAGATCCGTTCTCAAATTAAAACCATTTGTGAAAAAGAAGGTTTTTCTTTGGTAGGATTTACGGAGGCAAAAATTCCTGAAGCAGACTTGGCACATTTGGAGGAGTGGATTTCAGAAGGAAGATTTGGGAATATGGATTGGTTTGCCAAAGACCATGCTCTGGGAATTCGGAATCGTTTTGAAAATTTAGGTCTTACACCTCGTTCTGCGATTTGTCTTGGATTTATATACCGTTCGAATGCTTCCGAAGAGATTCTTTCTCAAATGGAATCCAAAGTTTCTCGTTATGCGTTAGGTTCTGATTACCATATCATTCTCAAAGAAAAAGGAAATCGGATTTTAAAAACTTTAAGGACAAAGTTCCCAAATCATAAATTCCGACAATCTGTGGATAGTTTGCCCGTTGCAGAAAAAATTCTGACGAGAGAATCTGGAATTGCCTGGCAGGGAAAAAATACCAACCTCATTCACCCCAAACTGGGGTCTTATTTTTTTCTTTCTACCATTCTCACCGATTTGGAATTAGGTGGCCCAGATCCTGAAGAAATCATCACCGATCATTGCGGGAGTTGTCGCAAATGTTTGGATGTTTGTCCGACAGGTGCTTTGGATGCATATAAAATCGATGCCAAAAAATGTATTTCGTACCTAACCATTGAAGATAGGAGAGAAACGGAAGCCACGGAAACTTTTTTAAGTTGGGACCGGAAGGGTTGGGTGTATGGTTGTGATCTTTGCCAAGAGGTTTGTCCTTGGAATGCCAATATCGCCAAACGAAACGAAGTCGAAACATCGGAACGAGAATTTTTACCCAGAGCTTTCTGGACCAATCCGGAATTCACCAATAAAAAAACACTCACCAAACAAGAATTTGATGAATATTTTAAAGATTCGCCGATCGAAAGGATAGGTTTTGAAATTTGGAACCGAAATTTACAACATTTGAATGAAAAAGAATCAAACTGATACTGATAAATTTTTAAACAACTGAATGGATGCGATCTTATCAAAAGATGAATGATTTGAGTTCCCGCTTCATAGAATTTGAACCTATTCTATTTTACTCTTTTCTTTAATGGAATTTTTTCGATAAATTCTCTGTGGTTAGTTTCGGATCTTTTGCCGAACAAATCGCACTCACAACAGCAAGGGAATCGGCACCTGCTTGGATCACATCGGCCGCATTCGATTCTTTGATTCCCCCAATGGCAACAATCGGAAGCTGGGTCTCGTTTTTTAACCAGCGAACGCCAGTTAAGCCCCATGCTGATTTTGTATTCGTTTTCGTATCTGTATCAAATACAGGAGAAACGGCGAGATAATGGAGTGGAGGTTTTGGGTCATTTTGGATGAGAGAAAAATAATCTTCTTTCGTTTCTAAAGAAAGTCCAATGATTGCCTTTTCTCCTAAAATTCTACGCGCTTCCCACCAAGGCAAATCGGATTGTCCCAGATGGACTCCGTCGGCTCCTGCAGCCAAACAAATATCCAATCGATCATTGATGAGAAGGGGAACTGAAAATGGTCTTAGGATTTCTTTTAAATGTTTGGCGAGTTCTAAAAATGTTCGGCTATCGGCTTCTTTTTCCCTCAGTTGGACAAGAGAAACACCACCAAGGGCCGCAAGTCTTACAACTTCTGCTAAATTATGGTGAATACATAAGGGTCTATCTGTGACTAGATAAACCCCTTTGATTTTATTCTCCATTTAACTTTTGTTTAATGGTATCAGCTCCGATTTCATAAAGGGCATCTAAAAAAGCGACTTGAAAACTACCTGGAGAACTTGTTTTGGATTTTGCCATTTCCCCAGCAATTCCCATCACAGCCATTGCGGAAGTTGCGGCCCGGAACTGGTTGGGTTGGATGGCAGCAAAGGCCCCACAAATGGCAGAAGCTGTACAACCAAGACCAGTGACCTTAGTCATCAGTACATCTCCATTTCTCACTTGGGCTTTTTCAGTTCCACTTAAGATATAATCAGTGGCACCTGAAATGACCACAACACCACCAGTGACTTTAGAAAGAGACTTCCCTGAATCCACTGCAGACTCAGATGAATCAGTGGCATCCACTCCTTTCGTTTTTCCAGAAGAATTGAGAGTCGAGAGAATTTCGGATGCATTTCCTCGCACAATACTAGGGCTCCCAGCACCAAGGATGCGACGAATTGCCATATTACGCAAGTTACTCGCTCCTGCTCCCACTGGATCCAGTACAAGAGGTTTGTTTAGAGACACTGCTTTTGCCGCAGCCTTTTCCATACTTTGGATCCAAGGTTCTGATAAAGTTCCAATGTTGATGACAGTTGCCGAACAGATTGTAACCATTTCTTCCACTTCCTCAATGGCATGAGCCATAATAGGAGAGGCACCAATGGCAAGCAGTGCATTGGCAGTGTTATTCATGACTACGTAGTTTGTAATATTATGAACGAGAGGGGACTTGGAACGTAAACTTTCTAAGTCTTCGATAGTGTTTTGAATGATTGATTGAGACATGCGGAGGTTTCCTAGGAAAACCTAGGCAATCTTCGCAATGGCGTCTTCTACTTTTTTGATTAAATCAGATTCCGACCAAGGTTTGTTTAAAAAACTATGTAAGTCAACTTCCCCTCGCAATTTATTGAGTGAAAGCTCATCAATATGACCGGAAATAATTATTTTCTTAATCCCTGGATAAGTTTTGTGGACATCCCTAAGAAACTCATCTCCTCTTTGGTTGGGCATAAGCCAATCCGAAATGATGATGAGGATGTCGATACCTTCTTCTGCCAATTCTTCGATGATCGACCATGCCTCTTCTGTATTTTGGGCAGTTTCATAACGATACTCGTTCCCAAAATGTTTTTTGAGCTGAGACTTCAGGCTCATCAGAATGATTTGTTCGTCATCAACGAAGAGAATGGCTTTGTTCATTGGGCCTATTTCCCGTCGTGAGGGCACTCGATGAGTTTGTCATGGCCAGGGCAGGAACGTTTTTCTTTTCCTGGGCAAATTGCAAAAGATGCAGATGTGATGACAAAAAGGCTAAATAGAGTGATGGTTAGTTTCATAAAAAAATCCTCTTTTGAAATTAGACGACAGATTGGATGCGAAAGCAAGAACGATTTCTTCAAACTTTTGTTAGAATTTCATAACCTTTGTCTGTGACAAGTACGGTATGCTCAAATTGTGCAGAGAGTTTTCCGTCTTTTGTGCGGACGGTCCATTTGTCTGACTTATCAAAATTCACTTCCCAGGTTCCTAAATTGACCATCGGTTCTACTGTGAAAATCATTCCCGCTTCAATTTTTGCCAGTTTTCTCGGAGAACGAAAATGAGGTACTTGTGGTTCTTCATGGAAATTACGTCCTACTCCATGACCCATTAGATCCCGTACAATTCCATACCCAAGTGGGGTGAGAAAGTCATCAATGGCGTTGCCGATATCATCAATCCGGTTTCCCGGTTTCACTTGTTCAATCCCAACCCACATGGCTTTTTCCGTATCTGCCACGAGTTTTTCTGCCTCGGGACTGGATTTTCCACCCACAATAAAGGTTTTGGAAGTGTCTCCAATGTATCCATCCACAATAGGTGATACATCTAGATTGATGATGTCTCCGTTGGCAAGGACGTCCTCTTTTTTGGGAATTCCATGGCAAACAACATGGTTGATGGAAGAACAAATGGATTTCGGAAATCCTTTGTATCCAAGAGGTGCAGAGCGGTGGCCATGTTTTTTGGTATAGGCTTCGGCCAGATCGTTTAGCTCGAGGGTGGTAACCCCTGCTTTGACAAAGGGTTCTAGATACACGAGGAGTTCAGCGGCAAATTTTCCCGCTTTCCTCATCGTTTCAATTTCAGATTTGTTTTTAATGTAAATCACGGATTAGAAATCTGTGGACCGAACCGTTGTTCTTTTGTTTGCAGAGGTTCTTTCCAGCGCTTTGTCGATGAGACGGTAAATTTCTTCGTTGATTCCCTCGATCGCGTCTCCAGAAGTCATAAATCCCTTACTTTTGATATAAGCTTTCACTTTAGAAGTGACAATTAGGGATTCCTTCGACGTTGATTCTGTTTGTTCTTCGGACATGGATACCTCGGTTATTTCTTTCTAACTCCGAGGATGCTATCTACGAGGGATTTTTCAATATTTAATTTTTCGCTAATTGCCTCAGAAGACCACTGGTAGTTGTCGTGGAGGCTTTGGATGGTGGCTCTTTTTCTCTCGACAAGGGGATTTCCCGAAACTTTTCGGTCTGATTTTGCCGCTGGGACTGGATTTTGCATCGCCCCTTGGACAATGTCCAGGAACTCGGAGAGTTTTTCGAAGGTCTCGTCTGCTTCCCCAAGGAGGGATTCCAAATCGTCTTTGGTTTCCCTTGAAGATTCTTTGAGATCTTCCAATCGTTTTTGTAGGGTGAGGATTTGGCGGTGACGATCCGAAAGGTCGCCTAGCAGCTCTTCGATTTTGTCAAATTTACGTTCTACCGAATCAATTTGAGCTTCTCGTTCTACAAGGAAGGAAGTACGGTTTTCTGCTTGGCGAATGGTTTCTGTCAGTTCCTTTTCGCGAGCTTCTACCACTTCGATTTCGCGGTCGAGGATGTCGAGGCGGGCTTGGAGTTCCCGTGCATTGTGTTTTTGACCTTCTAAGTTTTCGACCAAGTGGAAAACTGAATCTTGGGATTCTTGTAAGGAAGAAAGGAAAGATTCAATTTTGGATTGTTCTGCCGTGAGTTTGGCCACCCGAGTTTCAATGGAACTTACTTCGGTCAAACTTTGTTCAAATCCTTCCATTGTTTCCGAAACATGGACAAGATTGGATGCAAGGATTTGCACTTGTTTGTCGATGTCTTCGGTTTGGAACTGAGCTTCTTTTAAGGTTTCTAATTCGTTTGCGATTTCTTTTCTAAGTTCGGAAAATTCTGAAATTGCCGATTGGTATAAGTCAATGTCTGGTCGATTTTTTTCAAGGGACCGTAGTGCTTCGGAGATTTCTTCTACAGCACGATTGGATTCATCTGCGATCTGTTTGGCGGAAGCAAATAAATCGGAATGTTCTTTGACCGTTTCTAACTCACTCGAAAGAGTTAAGATATCTTCTTTTAATGTTTCCATTTCAGATTGGAAACTAGAAAGAGTTTCTTCTTTGGTATCGTTTAGGTCATCCAATCCATTTTTGATTTCGTATTTTAAGTCTTGGAAACGATCCAAACTTTCTTTTAAGAAGTCTTGGCTTTCTTTTGCAATTTCTTTGAAAGATTTTTCGTAATCTTTTTGGTATGTTTCAATTTGTTTTTTGGATTCGTCTTTGGAACGTTTGATACTTTCATCTAAATTGCGTTTGACGGTATTTAGATGGTTCGAAATTTTTTCTTCGAGTTGTCCTAGTTGTACATTTCCTTTATCAAGGAGTTTTGTCAATTGGTGAGAAATTTTGGAATCGATGGTTTCATTGAGTCTGCCCATTTTCTCTTCTTGTAAATTGAAAAAGGATTCTCCTGATTCTTCTAAATGTTTAAGGATTCTTTCGACTTCGCTACGAGCAAGTTTTGACTCTTCTTCCAAACGAGAAATACTTTCTTTGGTTTTGGACTCTGCTGCCATATCCAAATTGGTTTTTGCTTTTTGGAATTGGTTTTGGAATTCACCGAGTAGATCAGCACCTTCTATATGAATTTCTTTTAGGCGGTCTTGGAGTCTTTCGATGCTATCATTTTGGTCTTCTCGAATTTTCCCTAGTTCGTCTTCCCATTTGCTTACAAATTGTTCTAAGTTGGCATTGGCGATTCGAATCTTTTCTGTCACAATTTCTTCGGATTCTTTGGCTTTTTCTTCCGCAGTTTCTAGGATTTCATGAGCCGATTCACGAAGAGCCGATTTTAGCTCTTCCACATACTCATCCACATCTTTTGTTTGTGCTGTAATGGATTCGTTTAAGTTTTTGATTTGTGATTGGACTATCTCAAGATCTGATTCCATTTCACTCTTTTGGAGTTTGAAATCGGAATTCATTCTTTCTTCTAGTTCTTTTCTTAATTCAAAAAGAGAAGATTTAATGACTGTTTCTTGGTTGGAACGAACTGAATCCAACTCACGATCAAAATCTTTGAGTTCTTGGAGGGCACTTTTTTTGAGGGAAGTGGCTTCCTCTTTTAATTCTTCAGAGATACGATGGAATTCTTCTGAGAAAGCTTCAATTTCACGAATGAGTTCTTGTTTACGAATGTCTGCTTGGCGAAGGAGTTTGTTCTCTGCTTCCAAATATTTTTCTTGGAATTGGATGATGGTTTGATTGATCCCATCTGCTTGCCTTCTTGTTTCATTGATGATGTCATCACGTTTGGAAAGTGTTTCCAGAGACAAGTCTTCGATTTCTCGTTTGATGGCATCTGTCTCTTGACTTAGACCCTTCATAAAAGAATCTTTTGTATGAGTGACTTGGTCAAAGATGGAATCAAAACGTTCTTGGATTTTTTTCTCGAGTAAGTTTACCTTTTCATCCAACTTGCCAGAAGCACGTTGGTATTTTTCTTCTAACCTTTCATCAAACTTATCAACTTTGTCAGAGAGTAGGGAAGAGGTATCTTCGAATTTTGTTAGGCGAACATCTAAGTCACCTTGTGCGTATTTCATGGACTCGAGGAGTAGATCCATTTCTTTTCGTGCGTGGTCGAGTCTTCCCGCAGTTTCCCCCACCATCACATCGGCATGGGATAAAAGTTTTTCACGAGCAGTTTCGGCAATTTTAGAAAGCGAATTGTCTAAAAAATCGGATTTGGTTTCGAGTAGGCTTTCTAACTCCACCATCTTTTGTGCAACAGATTGTAAAATTTCATCACTTCGGTGATTGAGTTTGTTTTGAAAGGTATCCAACATGGAGATGGATTCATTATGAAGTGCTTCCATATCTTCGGATACTTCACGTAACTCTCGTTTGTGGGAATTGATCTGAGAGAGTCCCTCTTCCATGTTTTGTTTTTCGCGACGGACTTGGGAACTCAAATCTTGGATTTGTTCCATCTCGCCAGACAAGGAAGATAGGTAATCTTTGCTTGCGCGGATTTTTTCGAATAGATCTCGGGATTCGGAACTTAAATGTTGGATGTCTTCTGCGACTTTGCGTGATTGTTTGACAAGGATGTCGAGGTCAATACCTGCATCTTTGACCAATTGGATTTTTTGGAGGGCGACACCATCAATTTCATCGGTCAATTTGGACGCATAACGTTTGAGTTGGGAGAGTTTGGTGTTCGATTTGTCCAAACGACGTAACCCAATGGTCACCGCAACACTGGCCAAAAAAGGCAATAAAAAGACTTCTAATCCCATTTTCTTAAAGATCCAATAATAGTATTATGTCGCATGAAGATGGTTGAAGAAAACCAGGCCGAGATT comes from Leptospira mtsangambouensis and encodes:
- the map gene encoding type I methionyl aminopeptidase — its product is MIYIKNKSEIETMRKAGKFAAELLVYLEPFVKAGVTTLELNDLAEAYTKKHGHRSAPLGYKGFPKSICSSINHVVCHGIPKKEDVLANGDIINLDVSPIVDGYIGDTSKTFIVGGKSSPEAEKLVADTEKAMWVGIEQVKPGNRIDDIGNAIDDFLTPLGYGIVRDLMGHGVGRNFHEEPQVPHFRSPRKLAKIEAGMIFTVEPMVNLGTWEVNFDKSDKWTVRTKDGKLSAQFEHTVLVTDKGYEILTKV
- a CDS encoding SpiroCoCo family coiled-coil protein; translated protein: MGLEVFLLPFLASVAVTIGLRRLDKSNTKLSQLKRYASKLTDEIDGVALQKIQLVKDAGIDLDILVKQSRKVAEDIQHLSSESRDLFEKIRASKDYLSSLSGEMEQIQDLSSQVRREKQNMEEGLSQINSHKRELREVSEDMEALHNESISMLDTFQNKLNHRSDEILQSVAQKMVELESLLETKSDFLDNSLSKIAETAREKLLSHADVMVGETAGRLDHARKEMDLLLESMKYAQGDLDVRLTKFEDTSSLLSDKVDKFDERLEEKYQRASGKLDEKVNLLEKKIQERFDSIFDQVTHTKDSFMKGLSQETDAIKREIEDLSLETLSKRDDIINETRRQADGINQTIIQFQEKYLEAENKLLRQADIRKQELIREIEAFSEEFHRISEELKEEATSLKKSALQELKDFDRELDSVRSNQETVIKSSLFELRKELEERMNSDFKLQKSEMESDLEIVQSQIKNLNESITAQTKDVDEYVEELKSALRESAHEILETAEEKAKESEEIVTEKIRIANANLEQFVSKWEDELGKIREDQNDSIERLQDRLKEIHIEGADLLGEFQNQFQKAKTNLDMAAESKTKESISRLEEESKLARSEVERILKHLEESGESFFNLQEEKMGRLNETIDSKISHQLTKLLDKGNVQLGQLEEKISNHLNTVKRNLDESIKRSKDESKKQIETYQKDYEKSFKEIAKESQDFLKESLDRFQDLKYEIKNGLDDLNDTKEETLSSFQSEMETLKEDILTLSSELETVKEHSDLFASAKQIADESNRAVEEISEALRSLEKNRPDIDLYQSAISEFSELRKEIANELETLKEAQFQTEDIDKQVQILASNLVHVSETMEGFEQSLTEVSSIETRVAKLTAEQSKIESFLSSLQESQDSVFHLVENLEGQKHNARELQARLDILDREIEVVEAREKELTETIRQAENRTSFLVEREAQIDSVERKFDKIEELLGDLSDRHRQILTLQKRLEDLKESSRETKDDLESLLGEADETFEKLSEFLDIVQGAMQNPVPAAKSDRKVSGNPLVERKRATIQSLHDNYQWSSEAISEKLNIEKSLVDSILGVRKK
- a CDS encoding LIC_11502 family protein, translated to MSDGENEVYLTEMQGQLPSHLYVHVPKLVSLFPQIEALVAVPKGLPDLLRKGIYFALLQSVVRLLERNTDPLLPEILPEYRELIRSVSETYSVLSPELESNWLSECIQYGDKSAYHWEWKHFDSHELF
- the thiM gene encoding hydroxyethylthiazole kinase gives rise to the protein MSQSIIQNTIEDLESLRSKSPLVHNITNYVVMNNTANALLAIGASPIMAHAIEEVEEMVTICSATVINIGTLSEPWIQSMEKAAAKAVSLNKPLVLDPVGAGASNLRNMAIRRILGAGSPSIVRGNASEILSTLNSSGKTKGVDATDSSESAVDSGKSLSKVTGGVVVISGATDYILSGTEKAQVRNGDVLMTKVTGLGCTASAICGAFAAIQPNQFRAATSAMAVMGIAGEMAKSKTSSPGSFQVAFLDALYEIGADTIKQKLNGE
- the queG gene encoding tRNA epoxyqueuosine(34) reductase QueG, producing MTNPIYQIRSQIKTICEKEGFSLVGFTEAKIPEADLAHLEEWISEGRFGNMDWFAKDHALGIRNRFENLGLTPRSAICLGFIYRSNASEEILSQMESKVSRYALGSDYHIILKEKGNRILKTLRTKFPNHKFRQSVDSLPVAEKILTRESGIAWQGKNTNLIHPKLGSYFFLSTILTDLELGGPDPEEIITDHCGSCRKCLDVCPTGALDAYKIDAKKCISYLTIEDRRETEATETFLSWDRKGWVYGCDLCQEVCPWNANIAKRNEVETSEREFLPRAFWTNPEFTNKKTLTKQEFDEYFKDSPIERIGFEIWNRNLQHLNEKESN
- a CDS encoding response regulator translates to MNKAILFVDDEQIILMSLKSQLKKHFGNEYRYETAQNTEEAWSIIEELAEEGIDILIIISDWLMPNQRGDEFLRDVHKTYPGIKKIIISGHIDELSLNKLRGEVDLHSFLNKPWSESDLIKKVEDAIAKIA
- the thiE gene encoding thiamine phosphate synthase → MENKIKGVYLVTDRPLCIHHNLAEVVRLAALGGVSLVQLREKEADSRTFLELAKHLKEILRPFSVPLLINDRLDICLAAGADGVHLGQSDLPWWEARRILGEKAIIGLSLETKEDYFSLIQNDPKPPLHYLAVSPVFDTDTKTNTKSAWGLTGVRWLKNETQLPIVAIGGIKESNAADVIQAGADSLAVVSAICSAKDPKLTTENLSKKFH
- a CDS encoding acyl-CoA thioesterase, which codes for MIQTDIQIRFNDMDPMRRVNNSSYSTYLELARLDFCNRYLSVSELEDIPFVLARVEMDLKASVLPGASIFVETWVSSIGTTSWEFSYSIRDKKTNELYVSAKTVQVYFDYRAKSKKPIPPDFLKSLEKESL